The following are encoded together in the Serratia odorifera genome:
- the hpxO gene encoding FAD-dependent urate hydroxylase HpxO, whose translation MKAIIIGGGIGGLCTAIALKRIGINAEVFEAVKQIKPVGAAISIWPNGVKCLNYLGMKEPLRQLGGPMQYMAYQEYLYGQTLTRFSLDPLVTSVGERPYPVARAELQAMLLATYGDDCVQFGKRVSGVEETPDGVSAWFDDGSQAHGDFLIAADGTHSVIRPYVLGHQVERRYAGYVNWNGLVTIDETIAPANQWTTFVGEGKRVSLMPVAGNRFYFFFDVPLPIGLPEDRTTARADLQRYFSGWAEPVQKLIAAIDPATTNRIEIHDIEPFERLVRGRVALLGDAGHSTTPDIGQGGCAAMEDAVVLAIALQTNSLGVEDALLRYQEKRSYRVKDLVLKARKRCDVTHGKEMAVTRDWYEELKTETGDRILSGMKETILGGPLA comes from the coding sequence ATGAAAGCAATCATTATTGGTGGTGGTATCGGCGGCTTGTGTACCGCCATTGCCCTAAAACGCATTGGCATCAACGCCGAGGTGTTTGAAGCGGTCAAGCAAATCAAACCGGTCGGCGCCGCCATTTCCATCTGGCCGAACGGCGTAAAATGCCTTAATTACCTCGGCATGAAAGAACCACTGCGCCAGCTTGGCGGACCGATGCAGTACATGGCGTATCAGGAATATCTGTACGGCCAGACACTCACGCGCTTTAGCCTCGATCCCCTGGTCACCAGCGTTGGCGAACGGCCCTATCCGGTAGCGCGTGCCGAATTGCAGGCGATGCTGCTGGCCACCTACGGTGACGACTGCGTGCAGTTCGGCAAACGGGTCAGCGGTGTGGAAGAAACCCCTGACGGCGTCAGCGCCTGGTTTGACGACGGCTCGCAGGCGCACGGTGACTTTCTGATCGCCGCCGACGGTACCCATTCGGTCATCCGGCCCTACGTATTGGGTCATCAGGTTGAACGTCGTTACGCCGGCTACGTCAATTGGAACGGGCTGGTTACCATTGACGAAACGATTGCCCCGGCCAATCAATGGACCACGTTCGTTGGCGAAGGCAAACGCGTGTCGCTGATGCCGGTAGCGGGCAACCGTTTCTATTTCTTCTTCGATGTGCCGCTGCCCATCGGGCTGCCGGAAGATCGCACTACCGCCCGCGCCGACCTGCAGCGCTACTTCAGCGGCTGGGCTGAGCCGGTGCAAAAACTGATCGCCGCTATCGATCCCGCCACCACCAACCGCATCGAGATCCACGACATCGAGCCGTTTGAACGCCTGGTGCGCGGCCGCGTGGCGTTATTGGGCGATGCCGGCCACAGCACCACGCCGGACATCGGCCAGGGTGGCTGCGCGGCGATGGAAGACGCGGTGGTGCTGGCGATTGCGCTGCAAACCAATTCGCTTGGCGTGGAAGATGCGCTGCTGCGTTATCAGGAAAAACGCAGCTATCGCGTCAAGGATCTGGTGTTGAAAGCCCGCAAACGCTGCGACGTCACTCACGGTAAAGAAATGGCCGTCACCCGCGATTGGTACGAAGAGCTAAAAACAGAAACCGGCGACCGCATCCTGTCAGGCATGAAAGAAACCATTCTCGGCGGGCCGCTGGCATAA
- a CDS encoding RidA family protein, translating into MSQREAVFPANRHALYQQHGYSAAIRSGDLLFVSGQVGSRTDGSPEPDFERQVRLAFDNLRAVLAAAGCSLDDIIDVTSFHTDPENQFATIMAVKGETFPQAPYPNWTAVGVNWLAGFDFEIKVIARIPATTH; encoded by the coding sequence ATGAGCCAACGCGAAGCCGTCTTTCCCGCCAATCGCCATGCTTTATACCAACAACACGGCTATTCGGCAGCAATCCGCTCCGGCGATCTGCTGTTTGTTTCTGGACAGGTCGGCAGCCGAACCGACGGTTCGCCAGAGCCCGACTTTGAACGCCAGGTCAGGCTCGCCTTCGACAACCTGCGCGCGGTTCTCGCTGCAGCAGGCTGTAGCCTTGATGACATCATTGATGTCACCAGTTTTCACACCGATCCGGAAAACCAGTTCGCCACCATTATGGCGGTAAAAGGTGAAACCTTCCCGCAAGCCCCCTATCCTAACTGGACGGCGGTCGGCGTGAACTGGCTGGCGGGTTTTGATTTTGAAATCAAAGTAATAGCCAGAATTCCCGCGACAACCCATTAA
- a CDS encoding LysR family transcriptional regulator: protein MQNRHHLELTWLEDCVALAASLNFSRAAASRYVTQPAFSRRIQSLEEWLGTPLFERNRRGVSLTRAGEVFIKQVPDLIRALYTLRNEVIDASGDAKPDVIFSATHSLSFSFFPTLMRNNDKIARFGSFRLLSDTLSACERMIGKGDAQFLLCYYHPHMHINLEQEKFLSVRLGRETLIPYSRRDAASGQPIWRISGGRKFPYLSFSAESGLGRIIANTSSVNRAKRGMEQVFTADLAATLLAMVKAGDGIAWLPETLAQADVQAGNLAAAAASDSGVWVPIDIRLFRPAGKMSRAVEALWDIFVDEQC, encoded by the coding sequence ATGCAAAATCGGCATCACCTGGAGTTGACCTGGCTTGAAGACTGCGTTGCGCTGGCAGCGTCGCTGAATTTTTCCCGTGCCGCGGCTTCCCGATATGTGACCCAGCCTGCATTCAGTCGGCGTATACAGTCGTTGGAAGAGTGGCTGGGAACGCCGCTTTTTGAACGAAACCGGCGCGGCGTCAGCCTGACGCGAGCGGGTGAAGTGTTTATCAAACAGGTACCGGATCTGATCCGCGCGCTGTATACGCTAAGAAACGAGGTGATTGATGCCTCAGGGGACGCAAAGCCGGACGTCATTTTCTCTGCCACTCACTCGCTCTCGTTCTCCTTTTTCCCCACGCTGATGCGTAACAACGACAAGATTGCCCGCTTCGGCTCCTTTCGACTGCTCTCTGACACCCTGAGCGCCTGCGAAAGAATGATCGGCAAAGGCGATGCGCAGTTCCTGCTGTGTTATTACCATCCGCACATGCATATCAACCTTGAGCAGGAAAAGTTCCTCAGCGTTCGTCTCGGGCGGGAAACCTTAATCCCCTATAGCCGGCGCGATGCCGCTAGCGGTCAGCCGATATGGCGTATTTCCGGCGGCAGGAAGTTCCCTTATCTGTCTTTCTCGGCAGAATCAGGACTCGGGCGGATTATTGCCAATACGTCGTCGGTAAATCGTGCCAAACGGGGGATGGAGCAGGTGTTTACCGCCGATCTGGCTGCGACGTTGCTGGCAATGGTCAAGGCCGGCGATGGCATTGCCTGGTTGCCGGAAACGCTGGCGCAAGCCGACGTACAGGCGGGCAACCTTGCGGCGGCGGCAGCGAGCGACAGCGGCGTTTGGGTGCCGATCGACATCAGGCTGTTCCGTCCGGCCGGCAAAATGTCGCGGGCGGTCGAAGCGCTGTGGGATATTTTCGTCGATGAGCAATGCTGA
- a CDS encoding O-methyltransferase, with protein sequence MRVADYPLADAEKWAGVDAYFSALLAPDDDVLQAALAANAAAGLPAHDVSATQGKMLALFTRMLRAARILEIGTLGGYSTIWMARALQPDGRITTLEANPQHAQVASSNIANAGLSGCVDIHIGAALAILPTLTGPFDLIFIDADKKNNPQYLQAAISLSRPGTVIIADNIVRGGAVIDAQSEDANVQGVRECLQMLADHPQLDATALQTVGEKGWDGFAMAVVNAA encoded by the coding sequence ATGCGCGTGGCTGACTATCCGTTGGCAGACGCAGAAAAGTGGGCTGGCGTAGATGCCTATTTTTCTGCGTTGCTGGCACCTGATGACGATGTTTTGCAGGCAGCATTGGCTGCCAACGCAGCGGCGGGATTACCGGCACACGACGTGTCGGCCACTCAGGGTAAAATGCTGGCATTATTTACCCGCATGCTGCGGGCTGCACGTATTCTGGAAATTGGCACGCTTGGCGGATACAGCACCATCTGGATGGCACGAGCACTGCAACCGGATGGCCGGATAACTACCCTCGAGGCCAACCCACAGCATGCACAGGTAGCATCGAGCAATATTGCCAATGCGGGGCTGTCGGGCTGCGTCGATATTCATATTGGCGCAGCGCTGGCTATATTACCCACCTTGACGGGGCCGTTTGACCTGATCTTTATTGATGCAGACAAGAAAAATAATCCACAGTATCTGCAAGCGGCGATATCACTTTCCCGTCCAGGCACGGTGATTATCGCAGATAATATCGTCAGAGGCGGGGCGGTTATTGATGCACAAAGCGAAGATGCCAACGTTCAGGGCGTTCGAGAGTGTTTGCAGATGCTGGCAGACCATCCTCAGCTGGACGCGACGGCACTACAGACCGTCGGTGAAAAAGGCTGGGATGGCTTTGCCATGGCGGTGGTTAATGCTGCCTAG
- a CDS encoding SRPBCC family protein encodes MNDYGMVIETGTLRIQRLLPGPIERVWAYLTESDKRATWLAAGEMTLEVGAPLALLFNNGQLAGDSEPTPPEFRQYSGSVTNPGHITCLFPPRVLSFTWAEKDKDRPSEVTFELTEQGSDVLLTVTHRRLATREQMLSVAGGWHTHLDILVDRLNHQPPRPFWATLARVQEEYRARL; translated from the coding sequence ATGAACGATTACGGCATGGTTATTGAAACGGGTACCTTGCGCATCCAGCGCCTGTTGCCCGGCCCGATAGAGCGCGTATGGGCCTATTTGACCGAGTCCGACAAACGCGCCACCTGGCTGGCGGCCGGCGAAATGACGCTGGAAGTCGGTGCGCCGCTGGCGTTGCTATTCAACAACGGTCAACTGGCTGGCGACAGTGAGCCGACGCCGCCCGAGTTCCGACAATACAGCGGCAGCGTTACCAATCCCGGCCATATTACCTGCCTGTTTCCACCACGGGTGCTGAGCTTCACCTGGGCCGAGAAGGATAAAGACCGTCCTTCCGAGGTCACTTTTGAACTGACCGAGCAAGGCAGCGACGTCTTGCTTACCGTTACCCACCGCCGATTGGCCACTCGTGAGCAAATGCTCAGCGTTGCCGGCGGCTGGCATACGCATCTGGATATTCTGGTCGATCGTCTCAACCACCAGCCGCCACGTCCCTTCTGGGCTACGCTGGCACGGGTGCAGGAGGAATATCGCGCCAGGCTGTAA
- a CDS encoding MFS transporter, whose amino-acid sequence MYTISFFDRVNIGMALPHIVAELALTPVEAGWLGGAFAWGYVATQFTAGWLALRFGSRRVIGLSLFLFGACAMLTGLTRNFGELIAVRFLLGLAEGPIQAATAMFLAQWFIKRERGRAFGIWNLSLGAGAFLAGPISGWILAHHDWRIMMVIEGAPAWIFCIIWFYLVPKNLRAARWLSDQDRQVIEADLAAEQSGYVKETSDRWWTILRIPALWLMLIGYSLHSMLAYGFTLWLPTALKGYGTLSEFMVGFISGLPFLMTMVGIWYITRRSDKFNQERRLHAAIPTVLCGIALSVAAFVPASLYWLQIALFLFVGLTMKMLVPLVYVRLTEILPTRKAVPAVAFVGACSNFIGQFGGPLVAGYLKQLGGGSDMTLAWSVLGLFSIIGGILFAMAVGKNESICDIKPAFRLHGRQRLPAKEG is encoded by the coding sequence ATGTATACCATTTCATTTTTCGATCGTGTCAATATTGGCATGGCGCTCCCCCATATCGTGGCCGAATTGGCGCTGACGCCGGTAGAAGCGGGCTGGCTCGGTGGGGCGTTTGCCTGGGGCTATGTGGCGACGCAGTTTACCGCCGGCTGGCTGGCATTGCGTTTCGGCTCACGCCGGGTGATCGGCCTGAGTCTGTTTCTGTTTGGCGCCTGTGCCATGCTCACCGGCCTGACGCGAAACTTTGGCGAACTGATCGCAGTACGTTTCTTGCTTGGGCTGGCTGAGGGTCCGATTCAGGCAGCGACGGCGATGTTTCTCGCCCAGTGGTTTATCAAGCGCGAACGCGGCAGGGCATTTGGTATATGGAACCTGAGCCTGGGTGCCGGCGCATTTCTGGCAGGTCCGATTTCCGGCTGGATCCTGGCGCATCACGACTGGCGCATCATGATGGTGATCGAAGGCGCGCCCGCCTGGATTTTCTGCATTATCTGGTTTTATCTGGTGCCGAAAAACCTGCGTGCTGCCCGCTGGCTGAGTGACCAAGACCGCCAGGTCATTGAGGCGGATCTGGCGGCGGAACAGTCCGGCTATGTTAAGGAAACATCGGATCGCTGGTGGACTATCCTGCGCATTCCGGCGCTGTGGCTAATGCTGATTGGTTATTCGCTGCACAGCATGTTGGCATATGGATTCACCTTATGGCTGCCGACGGCACTCAAAGGGTACGGCACCCTCAGCGAATTTATGGTGGGTTTCATCAGTGGCCTGCCTTTTTTGATGACCATGGTGGGTATCTGGTACATCACCCGGCGTTCGGACAAATTTAATCAGGAAAGACGCCTGCATGCCGCCATTCCAACCGTACTGTGTGGTATAGCGCTGTCGGTGGCGGCTTTTGTCCCGGCATCGCTGTACTGGTTACAGATAGCCTTGTTTCTGTTCGTCGGCTTGACCATGAAGATGCTGGTGCCGCTGGTGTACGTGCGTCTGACAGAAATCCTGCCGACCAGAAAAGCGGTGCCGGCGGTGGCGTTCGTCGGTGCCTGCAGCAATTTCATCGGTCAGTTTGGCGGTCCGCTGGTGGCTGGCTATCTCAAGCAGCTTGGTGGCGGCAGCGATATGACGCTTGCATGGAGCGTACTGGGGTTGTTTTCCATCATCGGTGGCATTCTTTTTGCCATGGCGGTGGGAAAAAACGAGAGTATCTGCGATATCAAGCCCGCTTTTCGCCTGCATGGCCGGCAAAGGCTACCGGCAAAGGAAGGATAA
- a CDS encoding mandelate racemase/muconate lactonizing enzyme family protein: protein MRIVDVVEMTKPIASPIRNAYIDFSKMTASLVAVVTDVEVDGRRVVGYGFNSNGRYGQGGLIRERFRDRILNAESASLLNAQGNNLDPHKVWEVMMSNEKPGGHGERSVAVGTLDMAIWDATAKIANKPLFRLLAEMKGVEANPRVFVYAAGGYYYPGKDLGALRQEMRGYLNRGYNVVKMKIGGASLDEDRRRIEAVLEEIGSEGRLAVDANGRFDLETGIAYAKMLRQYPLFWYEEVGDPLDYALQAALAEFYPGPMATGENLFSHQDARNLLRYGGMRPDRDYLQFDCALSYGLVEYLRTLEVLTQFGWSPSRCIPHGGHQMSLNIAAGLGLGGNESYPDLFQPYGGFPDSVKVEDGHIIMPELPGIGFEGKSDLIRQMRALAE, encoded by the coding sequence ATGCGTATTGTTGACGTTGTAGAAATGACCAAACCGATTGCTTCACCTATTCGAAACGCCTATATCGATTTTAGCAAGATGACCGCCAGCCTGGTTGCGGTGGTCACTGACGTTGAGGTCGACGGGCGCCGCGTGGTTGGATACGGCTTTAATTCCAACGGACGCTACGGCCAGGGGGGGCTGATCCGTGAGCGCTTTCGTGACCGTATCCTGAACGCGGAATCCGCCAGCCTGCTGAACGCGCAAGGCAACAATCTCGACCCGCATAAGGTGTGGGAAGTGATGATGAGCAACGAGAAGCCAGGCGGCCACGGTGAGCGCTCGGTTGCCGTCGGCACGCTGGATATGGCCATCTGGGATGCCACCGCCAAGATTGCCAACAAGCCGCTGTTCCGTCTGCTGGCAGAGATGAAAGGGGTTGAGGCCAATCCACGGGTATTCGTCTATGCGGCCGGCGGTTATTACTATCCAGGCAAAGATCTCGGCGCACTACGCCAAGAGATGCGCGGTTATCTCAACCGTGGCTACAACGTGGTAAAAATGAAAATCGGCGGTGCCTCCCTCGACGAAGACCGCCGCCGTATTGAAGCGGTACTGGAAGAGATCGGCAGCGAAGGGCGGTTGGCGGTCGATGCCAATGGACGTTTCGATCTGGAAACCGGCATCGCCTATGCCAAGATGTTGCGTCAATATCCGCTGTTCTGGTACGAAGAAGTCGGTGACCCGCTGGATTATGCGCTTCAGGCGGCACTGGCGGAATTCTATCCCGGCCCGATGGCCACCGGAGAGAACCTGTTCTCTCATCAGGATGCACGCAACCTGCTGCGTTATGGCGGCATGCGCCCCGATCGCGACTATCTGCAGTTTGACTGTGCGCTTTCCTACGGCCTGGTTGAATACCTGCGCACGCTGGAGGTGCTGACACAGTTTGGCTGGTCCCCCTCACGCTGTATTCCACACGGCGGCCACCAGATGTCATTGAACATAGCTGCCGGCCTGGGTCTCGGCGGTAACGAAAGTTATCCGGATCTGTTCCAGCCCTACGGTGGATTCCCGGACTCGGTCAAGGTAGAAGACGGTCATATCATCATGCCGGAACTGCCCGGTATCGGTTTTGAGGGCAAATCCGATCTGATCAGGCAAATGCGCGCGCTGGCCGAATAA
- a CDS encoding hydantoinase/oxoprolinase family protein, translating into MSYRVGVDIGGSFTDFAVLDERDNSIRTLKVLSRPDSPGSEITTGLAALQQRDGIDPRQIAYFTHGTTVGVNAVIQRKGVKLALFTTHGFSDVLELARLKIPRIHDLFSRRPTPLISRDRVFGINERTDSDGRILAAPDRHSIEQAVAAASAAGCAGIVISLLHSYRNPANEQAVRRIIAEIAPDMLVCCSADIWPIIREYERTITAVINAYVQPQVIDYLQAFELALSGMGVTVPPRIAKSNGGVMSMAQAKAECVQMVLSGTASGVIGASYIAQRCGFDRLLSLDIGGTSADVAVIVNGRPEYGSGEIIGEFPIYIPSVSVTSVGQGGGSIAWLDPLGVLQVGPDSAGSLPGPVCFQRGGTAATATDAFAACGLIGHGDLGYHAVQVDVAAARTAIQALADPLGITLEQTAENIIALAISGMYSDTSGLLSRFGIDPREFWFLAFGGAGPMMGCFLARELNMKGVVVPPTPGVLSALGGLVADVKNDFIRTLYCDVTDDIAAELARQADRLCSEAQGWLAREYGDGLAQTLSFSADMRYRGQSFEIEVALDQHALAQGDITALRAAFNAHHQRLFGHHDPQAMVQIIALRLVIVSPTPKPALMTLAACDGPVEVLRQVDAWIDGRWWQVDAVSRATLRAGHQFAGPAIVMQDDCTTCVPPGMQVNVDTFGNLLITPLTEAHHGN; encoded by the coding sequence ATGAGCTATCGCGTTGGCGTGGATATTGGCGGCTCGTTCACCGATTTTGCCGTATTGGACGAACGCGACAACAGCATTCGCACCCTGAAAGTGCTGTCGCGCCCCGACAGTCCGGGCAGCGAAATTACCACCGGACTGGCGGCATTACAGCAGCGGGACGGCATCGATCCTCGGCAGATCGCTTACTTTACCCATGGCACCACGGTGGGGGTAAATGCGGTGATCCAGCGCAAGGGGGTCAAACTGGCGCTGTTCACCACCCACGGCTTTAGTGACGTGCTGGAATTGGCGCGACTGAAGATCCCGCGTATTCATGATTTATTCTCCCGCAGACCGACACCGCTGATTTCTCGCGATCGGGTGTTCGGCATCAATGAACGTACCGACAGTGATGGCCGCATTCTGGCGGCGCCCGACCGTCACAGCATAGAGCAGGCGGTGGCGGCGGCCAGCGCGGCAGGCTGTGCCGGCATCGTGATTTCGCTGCTGCACAGCTACCGCAATCCCGCCAATGAACAGGCGGTGCGCCGGATCATCGCCGAGATTGCGCCCGATATGCTGGTCTGTTGTTCGGCGGACATCTGGCCCATCATCCGCGAGTACGAACGTACCATTACCGCGGTGATTAATGCCTACGTGCAGCCGCAGGTGATTGACTATCTGCAGGCCTTTGAACTGGCGCTGAGCGGGATGGGCGTGACGGTACCGCCACGCATTGCCAAGTCCAACGGCGGCGTGATGAGCATGGCGCAGGCCAAGGCGGAGTGCGTACAGATGGTACTGTCCGGCACCGCCTCCGGGGTGATCGGTGCCAGCTACATTGCGCAGCGCTGCGGTTTTGATCGGTTGCTGAGCCTGGATATTGGCGGCACCAGCGCCGACGTGGCGGTGATCGTCAACGGCAGGCCAGAGTATGGCAGCGGTGAAATCATCGGCGAGTTTCCGATCTATATTCCTTCGGTTTCCGTGACCTCGGTCGGCCAGGGTGGCGGTTCCATCGCCTGGCTCGACCCGTTGGGGGTATTGCAGGTTGGCCCGGACAGCGCCGGATCACTGCCCGGACCGGTATGCTTTCAGCGCGGCGGAACGGCGGCCACCGCCACCGATGCCTTTGCCGCCTGCGGCCTGATCGGTCATGGCGATCTGGGTTACCACGCGGTACAGGTCGACGTGGCTGCCGCCCGGACGGCGATACAGGCATTGGCCGATCCGCTGGGGATCACCCTGGAACAAACGGCGGAAAATATCATCGCACTGGCCATTTCCGGCATGTACAGCGACACCAGCGGATTGCTGTCCCGCTTTGGCATCGATCCGCGCGAGTTCTGGTTCCTGGCTTTTGGCGGTGCCGGGCCAATGATGGGCTGTTTCCTGGCGCGTGAATTGAACATGAAAGGCGTGGTAGTGCCGCCAACGCCGGGGGTATTGTCTGCGCTCGGCGGACTGGTGGCCGATGTGAAGAATGATTTCATCCGCACGCTGTACTGCGATGTTACCGACGACATTGCCGCCGAACTGGCGCGACAGGCCGATCGGTTGTGCAGCGAGGCGCAAGGCTGGCTGGCGCGGGAATACGGTGACGGACTGGCGCAGACGCTGAGCTTTTCGGCAGACATGCGCTATCGCGGCCAGTCGTTTGAAATCGAGGTGGCGCTTGACCAGCATGCCTTGGCGCAGGGCGATATTACCGCGCTGCGGGCGGCGTTCAACGCCCATCATCAGCGGCTGTTTGGCCACCACGACCCGCAGGCGATGGTGCAGATTATTGCTTTGCGACTGGTGATCGTTTCACCCACCCCCAAACCGGCGCTGATGACGCTGGCTGCGTGCGATGGCCCGGTTGAGGTGCTGCGCCAGGTGGACGCCTGGATCGACGGGCGCTGGTGGCAGGTTGACGCGGTGTCCCGCGCCACCTTGCGTGCCGGGCATCAGTTCGCCGGGCCGGCCATTGTGATGCAAGACGACTGCACCACCTGCGTACCGCCGGGTATGCAGGTCAACGTTGACACATTCGGCAACCTGCTTATCACTCCACTGACCGAGGCTCATCATGGCAATTGA
- a CDS encoding ArsR/SmtB family transcription factor translates to MVKLSSSQLDAIFHALSDPTRRTILHTLAEGEHSIGELAAPFNMTFSGASKHIKALEQAGLVQRTVQGRNHICRLAPEPMAQAMRWLQTYEHFWADRLDALEQALRQPDPPPPEE, encoded by the coding sequence ATGGTTAAATTATCTTCCTCTCAGTTGGACGCCATTTTTCATGCGCTGTCCGACCCGACGCGGCGAACCATTTTGCATACGCTGGCGGAAGGCGAACACAGCATCGGCGAGCTGGCCGCGCCGTTTAACATGACATTTTCTGGCGCCTCTAAGCACATCAAAGCCCTGGAACAGGCGGGCCTGGTGCAGCGGACCGTGCAAGGAAGAAACCATATTTGCCGGCTCGCCCCCGAGCCGATGGCGCAGGCCATGCGATGGCTGCAAACCTATGAACATTTCTGGGCCGATCGGCTCGACGCGTTGGAACAGGCATTGCGTCAACCCGATCCGCCCCCTCCCGAGGAGTGA
- a CDS encoding TetR/AcrR family transcriptional regulator, with translation MAARRRAETMEENRTKLIAAARKAFAINGFSAASMDDLTASVGLTRGAIYHNFGDKKGLLAAVVAQVDGEMAARAKQMASSAEDDWGKMLAEGVAYIKMALDPEIQRIVLLDGPAFLGDPSRWPSQNACLDVTRQTIAAMAANGILKPVDVEAAARLLNGAALNAALWVAASETPEATLPKAIEAFHYLAAGFKAD, from the coding sequence ATGGCAGCCAGACGTAGAGCAGAAACCATGGAAGAAAACCGTACCAAACTGATCGCGGCGGCAAGAAAAGCCTTTGCAATCAATGGATTTTCCGCGGCGTCAATGGACGATTTGACTGCCAGCGTTGGGCTGACCCGCGGGGCGATTTACCATAACTTTGGTGATAAAAAAGGCTTGCTGGCTGCGGTTGTGGCACAAGTCGACGGTGAAATGGCGGCACGAGCAAAACAGATGGCCAGCAGCGCCGAGGATGACTGGGGCAAAATGCTGGCCGAGGGCGTAGCGTATATCAAGATGGCGCTCGATCCTGAAATACAACGTATCGTCCTGCTGGACGGACCGGCATTTCTTGGCGATCCGTCACGTTGGCCCAGTCAGAATGCCTGCCTGGATGTTACCCGACAAACCATCGCGGCGATGGCGGCGAACGGTATTTTAAAACCGGTTGATGTCGAAGCCGCGGCCAGACTGCTCAACGGCGCAGCGCTGAACGCCGCACTGTGGGTGGCGGCCAGTGAAACACCGGAAGCCACATTACCCAAGGCTATCGAGGCATTCCATTATCTGGCGGCGGGCTTTAAGGCAGATTAA
- a CDS encoding NUDIX hydrolase, translating into MRSRPAARLLVIDSAGKVLLFRFRHRTGALAGNIYWATPGGGVESGETFEQAASRELQEETGLITNEMTYVAQRNFIMSLSSGELVNAEERFYLVRAVSHQIDATHWSTEEKQVIDLHHWWSEDELATTREIVYPTGLAEMLAAI; encoded by the coding sequence ATGCGATCGCGACCGGCAGCCAGACTTTTGGTTATTGATTCGGCGGGAAAGGTGTTGCTGTTCCGGTTTAGACATCGTACCGGGGCGCTGGCAGGAAACATCTACTGGGCAACGCCAGGCGGCGGCGTCGAGTCAGGTGAAACATTCGAGCAGGCAGCAAGCCGAGAGCTGCAAGAAGAAACCGGGCTTATCACTAATGAAATGACGTACGTGGCGCAACGAAATTTCATCATGAGTTTATCCAGCGGTGAGTTGGTGAACGCCGAAGAGCGGTTTTATCTGGTGCGAGCGGTTAGCCATCAGATCGACGCTACTCATTGGAGCACGGAAGAAAAGCAGGTTATCGATTTGCATCATTGGTGGAGTGAAGATGAACTGGCGACAACTCGCGAGATTGTTTATCCGACGGGGCTGGCTGAGATGCTGGCTGCAATCTAA
- a CDS encoding general stress protein: MAEHRGGSGNFAEDRQRASEAGKKGGRESGGNFKNDPERASEAGRKGGKH; the protein is encoded by the coding sequence ATGGCTGAACATCGTGGTGGCTCAGGTAATTTTGCCGAAGATAGACAACGCGCTTCTGAAGCGGGCAAAAAAGGTGGCCGCGAAAGCGGGGGCAACTTTAAAAATGACCCCGAACGAGCCTCTGAAGCAGGCCGTAAAGGCGGTAAGCACTAA